A window of Agelaius phoeniceus isolate bAgePho1 chromosome 25, bAgePho1.hap1, whole genome shotgun sequence genomic DNA:
GGGGCTGGACAGGCGAGAGCAcactggggtttggggttttttccttcctagGATCTgctcagacacacacacacagggctcgCTCCATATGGGAGGCCTTTTACTTTCATTTCTTAATTCCAGAGCTTGTGTACACAAAGATCCTAAAGTCCCTTTATCAACTGAGAAATTGAATCTGAGCTGTGAGAGCTTACCAAGCTCACAGCTTTAAGTGGCTGGTTCTTCTAACGAGACTCTTTTAGGGAAAAATGAGATTTCGACTCAAATTCTACAGTCTGAGCAGTGGTCACTgtgctgggggtggcacagtccaccctggagcagggctgtgatgGTTTACCTCAGCTGTGTAGTTTGGGAGGTGCTGGAATTAGGCTGGGATAAATCAAGTACCTCCGGGTTTTTATAGGCTTTAAGTTTTACAGACCCTAAATCCCAGCTCTGGTCCCTAAAACCTGTGCTGCAGTTGAAATCTGGCATTCCAGCTTTTGTTACATCCTTTCCCCCCACACCCCTCCTCCTTCTCCGTTTTTAATCTGAGTACAAATTGCTGTCAGCACATCAAGTTCGTGTGCCAGCCGCACTCAGTACACTCTGTTCTCAGCTCTTCAAAAACAAAATcgctgcaggcactgagagaacAATAAGTCAGAGCTGCAACCGGAGTGATGTTCCttcagtgacttttttttctctgtaatcCAAGAGCGGCTGAACCAGCTGACCCACTCCTGGAAACCCGAGCTGAGATTTTCCCCTCCGTGCTCGGCGGATTTTCTGTGCAATTAAAACGGAGCAGAACTATCCTTGGAAGGAAGGATCACAACATCCCCTTGTGCATCCTGTTTTAAAGCGGATCCTCCCATCACCACCACATTCCACAGGGGATGTGGGACCTGGGGGAGCTGTCGTGCTGCTTTTGGGGTCAGGTGTCATGGATCTGTGCTGGCCAGGAATGTGCAGGGAAATGCATGGTGCTGTGGGGTGGCTGGCTTACCTGTATTTTAGGCAGGATTTTCCACATTTCCTGTGCCTAAAAAAACCCGGCCAGCTTGGTTTTGAGTAGTGCAAAAGCAGAGGTTGTCCCTGGTGGAGCTGGATTTGCTTTTTGTCCTCATGCCAAGCTGGGTGAGCTCACAGCAGCCTGACTGCCGTGGTCACTGAGCACCAGTGATGGATGCAGGATGTGTCCCAGGGAGCTGGCAAGCACCTCAGCACCCATGCTTGAGTCCCAGCATGGCTTTGGTGGCAAGAGTGGGGTGACAAGGCAGAGCCTGACCTCCTGCCCCATCCTTTGGTTCTCTTATGGCACCTGGACCTGCCCTTGGAATGGGGGCTGCCAGGTCTGGCTTGGTCCATGCCTCTCCTCCTAAGCACTTCTGAGTGTCCCAAGGCAGGGGATGGACACAGATTTccttcagcccaggctgcagctctcctgtgcagagcccagaCCCTCGTGGCTGTTTCTGGGACCCAGCTTGTCCTGCCCCTCACCTGCCCCCACAGCAGGATGCTCAGTGCCCTGCAGCATCTCAGGCTGCATTCTGTTCCCCTCAAACAAAGGTAAAGCTCATGTCTTTGCAGGCTGCAAAACCTTTAAGAACAGTTGTGAATTTTCCCTCttacaaagcttttttttttgttgttgtttgttttagctttttttcccccaacaaTATGTAGGAGTTCCTTTGTGAAATTGCTTTTACCCGATGCCTGCCTGCATGTGTGTATGTGCCTTTTACCCTGCAGGCAGAATGCAAAGGTTGTAAAAGCGTCCCCAAAGCCTGGAACGTCTTCAGGTTTGAATAAATAAAGAATAATCTTGCTGTGGAGAGCCAGGCCAGGAGTGCCAGGTGGAGAATGTGCCAGGTACCCAGTGTCCACTCTGCCTGCGCTTCTGCCAGCCTCTGGGGCTGGAACAGCACGGCTCCTGGttgaagattaaaaataaaaaagtttatCTTGTACTTTGAGTTCTCAGAGTCAGGAGAACGTGGCCTTGTTTTGGAGGCAGGAGTCAAGGCAGTATAGCACAGTATAGAAGATTTGTAATCACCGTGATAAACTCTGCGTGGCGCCGTGCCAGGAGCAATATCCAGTTCCAGTAAGGCTTGACTCGTGCACTTGAGTACGAGGGGAACATATTAGTCACGATGTTTATCTGTTGTTCGGTCCCTGCTTAGACAAGATATGCCTGCCTTGCTTTTCAGCAATGTTCCCAAGGCCTCCCcattcctcttctccaggctgcccccagccctgggtctTCCCTCCTCCAGGCTTTGCTGAGTTTTGGGAGGGAATGCTTTATAAAATGCTTTCTAAGACACTTTGGAGCCCACCTTTCTCCAAGGTGATTCTGGGTCATCCTGCCCCTCTTTCTCCTCTGCAGTTCACCTGGAGGGATTCTGTGGTGGCCGCAGGTTCGACTGCAAGGATGTGAAATTCGTGGTGGGCGAAGGGGAGGACCACGACATCCCCATCGGCATTGACAAGGCCCTGGAGAAGATGCAGAGGGGAGAGCACTGCATCCTCTACCTCAGCCCACGGTGAGGAGCATCTCCACAGCGATGCTGAGTGGCTCTCAGCCTGCAGCCCTTGTGGAAGATGGTGATCCTGAAAACAGAACTCTCCAGGAGAGTCTCGGAGGACAccggcaggagcagcaggggtgaCCAGTGGCGTGTAAACAGGAATATtgagatgatttaaaaaaaaaaacaaaaacaggtGAAAGGGCTTTAGCCAAGTCCAGTGTCTGAGATGAAAATGTCCCTCTGGAAATGACCAGGGCTGGAGAAAAGCCTGTGTGAAAAGAAGGCTTTGATGCAGCCAGAAGGGATGGTTCCCAATATAGGTACTGTATATCCACAGGGACCTTTGCTCATGGAGGGTAACATCACCCAACATCCCCAAAATGTTAGAAAGCCATGGGAGGCAATCTGGGTGTGCATTCATGGGTGAGCTCTGCTGAAAATGAggtttttcccctctctgagtgcctccccctgccctgcaggtaCGGCTTTGGTGAGGCTGGGAAGCCAAAATTCGGCATCCAGGGGAACGTGGAGCTGGTGTACGAGGTGACCCTGAAGAGCTTTGAGAAGGTGAGGGCAGaggagctcctgtccctgcctgggctgcaggaatGTCAGGGCCTGTGTAGCCTCCAGCCTTTGTCCCTGGCGTGGCTGCAGCCCAACCCCTGCTGAAGTGGACACGTCACCGAGGAGCTTCGTGTTCTCAATTTGTTCTTCTctgttggtttgttttattCTTGTGGCTCAGGTCCAAGGCTGGGTGTCTTATTTGTTCCTAACCTTGTCCTTTTgtactttctttttattttaatattattttttcttcttccttttttttcccctcttcttttttttttctcctcatttttccttttttctacttttttcccattttttctcctttttctctcctttttttttcctcatttttttctcctttttcccttttattttctttcccttttttcttcttttttcctctttttttttttcccctggactGCACAGATAAAAGCTGGTCCATCCAGACAGCCCTTGGCTGTGCCCATGAGGAGGCTGGGGATGGGATGCAGGAGAAGCCCATGGGATTTGCACATCCCTGGATGGGTCCCCTGCCTGTACCATCACTCTGGCCAAAGCAGGGGCAGGACGTGTCTCCAGGCTctgtggcacagccctgctgagccctgagtgTCACCACGCTGTCCCAGAGAGTGGCACGgtcctgctggggcaggggaggctgctctgctcccctgggaGTGCTCCAAGTGTTCCTTTGCAGGCCAAGGAGTCGTGGGAGATGGACACCAAGGAGAAGCTGGAGCAGGCAGCCGTGGTCAAGGAGAAGGGCACGATGTACTTCAAGGTTTGTGAACTTGGGGgtggcagaggcagaggaggggagctggggctgaatTTGGCAGCCATCAGTGTCACAGAAGCCATGTGCCCccagacagggctggggagggcgaGTCCTGCCCTCCCTCTGCCTTTTTCTCACTCCTTGATGCTCCCTGAGATATCTCATCCCTTCCCAGCATTGCCTTGGCTCTGTGAGGACAGCAGATCAAACCCTTCCCAGCCAGGGCCAAAGCTGAGGGGCTTTGCAttccccttcccagctgggGCATCCCAGCTCCCCACTGTTGTGGCTCAGCTTTTCCCAaacctgctgcttctgcaggagTTGGgatcctcctccttccctgtaTTTGCTGAACAGCCCACATGCCACTTGTCCCCTGCTCACGGGACATTCCAGGGGCAGCCTGAGCCTCTCTTTTTGCTCCCTTTCAGGAAGGCAAGTACCTGCAGGCAGTGATTCAGTATGGGAAGATTGTGTCCTGGCTGGAGATGGAGTATGGCTTGTCTGAAAAGGAGTCTAAGGCCTCTGactccttcctgctggctgccttCCTCAACCTGGCCATGTGCTACCTGAAGCTGCGCGAGTACGCCAAGGCTGTCGAGTGCTGTGACAAGGTACGGGGgccctggtgccatccctggcTCGCCAGGAACCGATGCCTTTATGGGCTGCCTAAAAACAGAGACCAGATAAaattaagggaataaaaagcatTTATATTTATTGAAGGGACTTGAGGTGTGTTTAGGGGCTACACCCAAAAAAAAATGGACAATGATGGGTCACGAGTTCTCACTTGGCCATTTTCATATTGGGGGTTAATCTTCCAATTGCAGCTTCAGGAAATGAAGTAATTTACTCCAAGTTTTCTCCCCCCCAACtcacttttgtttccatctcttgtggcctgaggcagtgaggtgtccttgattccaggcctggagaggaattgttgtgtctgacCAAAATGGGAGAACAGCAGCTAGCACTGTATATGGAGTTTAGAGTTATACACTAAAGAATTACAGGATTACAAgtatatgaaaaatataaaagctaaagtCCTGAGGCATCAGCATGAGCCTGGAGGATGAAGCATCCTCTTCTCCTGCATATTCTCATTGGGAGTTTGGtggagtttttaaaaatttcacatAAGAAGGAATACCCCTGCCACACTCAGGGGTACTTCAAGCAAGTAGAGATAATAAAACTATATTAATGATGTCCCAGCTGCTGATGGAGATGAGGCAATTTTTGTCGAGCAAGATGCAAGTGCTCTGGAGATTTGAAGCCACCTTGTCCTAAATTTGACAGATTTATTGAGGCTTCAGCTGTGGGGGAATCTCTTGGGAAGGATCTGAGATGTTAACAGACCTGTGTATGTGTTCCCAGGCTCTGGGGTTGGACCAGGACAATGAGAAAGGCTTGTACAGGAGGGGTGAAGCCAGGCTATTGATGAACGAGTTCGAGCTGGCCAAATGTGACTTTCAAAAAGTGCTGGAAGTGAACCCACAGAACAAAGCAGCGAAATCCCAGATCTCTGTGTGCCAGAAGAAAACCAAGGAGCACAACGAGAGGGACCGGAGGATCTACGCCAACATGTTCACAAAGTTTGCAGAGAGGGATGCAAAGGTGAGTGTTGCTCGTTCCTGGCCATCCAGGGTTGTGCTGAGGGATGCTCCAAAGGTTTGTGATGAGAAGAGATGGGTTAAACCAAATTAAATTAGAGATCAGGATGGAGCCTGGATAGATTAAATTACAGGTCAGGATGGGATAGAGCCTGCTGCAGTGGGAAGAAGTGTTTTACTTCTTGGTCTCTCCTATGCAGAGTGTGCCATCAGGTGCTCAATCATCAATAAAAGCATTTGCAGTGTGAGCTCACAGGGGCTGATAACAGGGCTGGCATTGGTGTTTAACTTGGCTGCTCCCAGCTAGTGGCTGTTGATGGTGGCCAGTAAAATGAAATATCATTCCATCTCTGGTGGAGTATTTTGAGACATGATAGTGTGGATTTCCTGAAGCTGGTAAGGCAAtacctgctcctctgcctgggTGGAGAGATCGCTGTCTCAGAACAGGCTCTCATCCAAAATTCCACTGAACAAAACCCGCTGTACTGTAATGAGAGAGGACACGGCTTTGCAAGCCATCTGCATGGGTCATTTTTAGTATAACCTCTTCTGAAGCAGTGTCTGGAGGTGGAGGCTGTGGATTTAGTGACTGGTGCTGCCCCTGGGGAGCAGCATGCTG
This region includes:
- the FKBP5 gene encoding peptidyl-prolyl cis-trans isomerase FKBP5 isoform X2; this translates as MIGDKVYVHYKGKLANGKKFDSSRDRNEPFIFSLGKGQVIKAWDIGVATMKKGEICYLLCKPEYAYGSAGSAPKIPSNATLFFEVELLDFKGEDLFEDGGIIRRIKRKGEGYSNPNEGATVEIHLEGFCGGRRFDCKDVKFVVGEGEDHDIPIGIDKALEKMQRGEHCILYLSPRYGFGEAGKPKFGIQGNVELVYEVTLKSFEKAKESWEMDTKEKLEQAAVVKEKGTMYFKEGKYLQAVIQYGKIVSWLEMEYGLSEKESKASDSFLLAAFLNLAMCYLKLREYAKAVECCDKALGLDQDNEKGLYRRGEARLLMNEFELAKCDFQKVLEVNPQNKAAKSQISVCQKKTKEHNERDRRIYANMFTKFAERDAKEAASKTGVGKAAEKAACGKGPKTAGAEGEEAEGHV
- the FKBP5 gene encoding peptidyl-prolyl cis-trans isomerase FKBP5 isoform X1, with the protein product MVARSKETMTTDEATKSEGEVQAAALAERGEDITPSKDRGVLKIIKRPGSEDECPMIGDKVYVHYKGKLANGKKFDSSRDRNEPFIFSLGKGQVIKAWDIGVATMKKGEICYLLCKPEYAYGSAGSAPKIPSNATLFFEVELLDFKGEDLFEDGGIIRRIKRKGEGYSNPNEGATVEIHLEGFCGGRRFDCKDVKFVVGEGEDHDIPIGIDKALEKMQRGEHCILYLSPRYGFGEAGKPKFGIQGNVELVYEVTLKSFEKAKESWEMDTKEKLEQAAVVKEKGTMYFKEGKYLQAVIQYGKIVSWLEMEYGLSEKESKASDSFLLAAFLNLAMCYLKLREYAKAVECCDKALGLDQDNEKGLYRRGEARLLMNEFELAKCDFQKVLEVNPQNKAAKSQISVCQKKTKEHNERDRRIYANMFTKFAERDAKEAASKTGVGKAAEKAACGKGPKTAGAEGEEAEGHV